The genomic interval CACTTTATCTATGTTCTCCTTTTTATACTTTCACAACATCATATATTATGTGTACGTGCAAATATGTTGAATCTAATAAAGCATGCATGTGCCTTAAGATCTTGACAACTTTTTCGAACTTTGGATATAATATCTTTTGTTTATGATAATGTACGTGCAATTATAACCAGACAACAAAAAACATCATGAAAATGAAACGGTCGAATTGATTGCATTGATGAATTTCCACCTTACATGCCTTTAGTTTTGCTTGCATTGTCCAGTGTCTGTATTCCTAAAGTTAACAGTTTTCCAGACAAAAAGTGTTgagattataataaaaaaaaatgtgattttgacatatgaaaatcttTTGTTTTCACACGTGCAGTTAAACAGTGtatgtgatttgatttttttatgcttttgcttttaattgaaGGAATCATTCATGCATCAAAAATGAATGGAATTTCAATCAAAGACAGGGAAAAAACCGAGGATGATGCCGATTATCTTTTATATGatatgttattgttttttttactgCATAATCAattggataataatattttaacaatattttttataatattttgacattatttaCGTATAATTGATTCGtgttgatatttataattattattattgattgtaaaataattttagaccaataacaaaataatacgtaaataatattaaaatgttgtaaaaaaaatattgtgaaaatattATCCTAATCCATTTACTTTCAATGATGAGCATGCACTTTTATGATAATGAGAAGACATGTGTACATGCTATCCTAGATTTGTAGTGGTAATATATGGTACATAAAGAGACTGAGTGGACCAATAATAGAACATCCAGAAAAGTTGTTTGTTTGAATGTCAGGATAACAAAAAAGAAggttcacatttttcttttcttcattttttaagaTCAATGCCACCGTTCTCTCTATTGTAGGGcgtgattattatttataaagagaTTTTATCGGTTCTACacattttgtttgtaattttctattttcaattttcatttaaatcaaaataattatattaccaattttatcttttacgcAGTGTTCGCTTGGAGCGATTATACTGTTTATGCAGATTACCGAGCGatggatttatatttttagatgttCGATTGAAGTGAAATGCGTGGACAGATTTGCAAAGAAATGCGGGATATTTGTACTGTTTACTCACCCGCAAATATGGTGAGATTTGGAGGGATGGAATGCGAATTGTCCGTCTTACCCTcgactttttcaaaaattgtgcATCACCTTTTATCTAAAATAAGCACATGCAAAGTAACTCATTCCAAATTACATAATTGATTCCAAAAAAAGatgttcttttttgttttccagATTAGAAATGAAGAATAATGGAGGTTAAGGATGAAGATGAGAGacgttgaagatgaagaagacgaagtAGAGAACGAGTTCAGCGTGAATAAAGtgaagaagacaaagaagagagagaatgaaGAAGCTACGTGATTGGGCTACAACGTGGAGGATACAATTTCAAATGGCTTGTATTCGGTTCCAACGTCACCGGATTCGGTTCCAATGCATAGAAGACATATAACTGGGCATGGTATTCGGTTCTAACAATCATCATATTCAATTCAGTTCCTTGGATTCGCTTCCACGACGTTCAGAAATGCATGGAGACCTCGTATTCGGTTACAAGGCTCGCTGTAACCGAATACATGGACTTGATAATGGATTCCAGTGCAGAGATCTTCCATTCAAGGCGAGAATGTTTCTGGTTTTGATGGCTTTCTCACTTCTTTATAGGTGAAAGAAGGAGTTTACCCAGTTGGAAGGAGAAGTATATgtcttctctcttcctcttttctcttttatcagTTTTCCACTCTttgatttagatttttaatttacttgTACTACTCATTGCCTTTTCTAATTCTGTTTTTTTCATCCCTATTGCTTCCCATTTTTTAGCAGTGCTTCTCACGCGCTCCTTAAGTTCAAGCTTCAAATTGTAGAACTTTATGGGAATGGTAAGGTGTAAGTGCAAGATGCAGTGTAATTGGTTTATCTGTTTCTATCTGCATGTTATTTCCATTATATCACACAagtttaccttttattttttctgctTATGAATATGACACTGTATTCGTGTTGAAGTAGAGAAAATAAGCTCTGGTTTTTGCTTAATTGGTCACATTCATAATATGTATGTGATGGTGCTTCACCCGTGCATGGATCAGCAGGAAACAAGGGCACATAAAGGAATATGTTATTTCAAGGATCCCtctaaatacataaatatttgactggaacacagaaaaataatcaataccacaaaaatatgaaaagttgatcacttcactttcattttattaattttttttacatttttaaaattaattctaataattaatgttaattttttctctttataaatatttttacaattaaatattacaaacaaatactacatttaaaaataaattaattttactaaattataatttttaactttttaaaaattaattttaataattatgttaatttttttactctttataaacatttttataattaaatataacattaacaaatataattttatattattttaataactagggacattttggtaatctttaatttctacaaattaaacttattttttaaatctatcacatcaatcaaatcctacactaattctcacaaactttacttccaaatctactctcaattacctacaaatccattaaaaaaaacaacaaaaattaccttcaaattcactcaaatcatctcccccaaatcctCCCAAGAGAACAAAGCCTTAAGGAatgttacttttaaatttaaatgattttttttttacaattttttttttaatttaactattttcttaaactaaaataacataataaaaaattatctaaaaaaaatttaacattatctacgataaaattctaaaaattatttaaatttatttttataataataataataataaataataatgatttcattttatttttgttaagtttaataggttcggaggtccctatttttgtggATTTTCATCAATTGGGTCCTCCTATGATAAAAGTGTTCATttgggtccctattttggtaaaattgaacCAATAATACCCTTTCCGTTAATTTTAGTAAACAGTGTTAACTTTAGTACTTGGTGGCATGGTGACATGGTATTTAATGACCACGTGGCACATAAAAACCTTGTTACCTGGaatgaaaaagggtgttttCGTAAACTTCATTGCTTGTTACCAGAATTAATTCACCATTAATGTACAATAATAGCTCATGCTAcaattttcaaactaaaattaatgaAGGCAAGAGCTTCATCTCCATCATCtccattaattaaatttcaaattacaattttctttctagaaggaaaaggaaagattcagagaaagaatattatatattatattaataataatttcttatcTAGAGTGTTCTTGTTACTGTGCATCCAAACTGTTACACAGCAGATTCATCTACTTCTGGATTCTCTACCACAGTTGTCCCGTAAATGCCAACATCTTATCCTTTTGTTCCAGTATGAACTTAGTTTGCACATTTGTAGTGTGGCGACATGGCAGTTAAGGTAGCTGCTGACAGAGGGGTGCTGCTTGACTCGGTGATGGTAGTACGGGGAGAACTGATGATGGTGGTGCAGCGGCATGGTTCTTCTGGAATTCTCATTACCGTACCGCGACGGCGCCAAATGCTCCCTTCCGTCTCTCGTCTTCGACTTTTGAactgacaatttttttttgttttccacaTTAGGTCCCCCTCTTACAATACAACCCACGAGGTTTAAGAAAATATGGAGTCCGAGAAGACAAACCAAATCGACATTATCACATGATTGCAAACCTAAATCGCTCCCCCATGAGGATTAGATCAACCGGATCTTCCCAGAAAccaattgaaagaaaattttttcaGATTCTTCAAAGCTGGAAAACAAACGAAAAAAAAGAGGGagaaattgtcaaaaaaatgaaagagtttgtgttgttttgttggAATGTCTGAGAGtggtttgaaaaaatataaaaatattatgattagaATGGAAAAAAAGGTGAGGACGGTTTGAAGTCAGAAAAGGATCTGGAAGAGGAAGAGTGAGGTTTCCAATGTAGAGCTCACGAAGTGTGGTGAGGTTTCCAAGCTCCAGAGAGATGTTTTCCGTGAACTCGTTACCGAAGACAGCGAGGTAATGGAGGTGCCGAGGAATCTGGCCAGAAAAAAAGTTGTTGCCGAGGTGGAGATGGTGAAGGAGGGGCATGGCAGCAACGGGAGATGGAGGTGGACCTAATTTGTTTTAaaggattttatttaaaatttttaataaaataaattccagGACATGTGCCATATCATAATTAATTGCTAGGTTAGCATGCCACTTCCACTAAAGTTAACGCTGTCAATTAAAATTAACGAAAATGATATTATTGgttcaattttatcaaaataggaACCCAATTGAACACTTTTATCATAAGAGAACCCGATTGATGCAAATCcgcaaaaatagggacctccaaatctattaaacctttttgttattatgaaaaaaagataaGCATAATACAAGCACATAATGTTAGGTTAATGAATCACATATAAAACTTAATGAGCAATAAACTATTAACACGAGCAGTTTCCAATACTCCTTAGATCAGTAAAGCATTTGGGTAGTTAAAGGATTAGACATTGGAACAGTTAATAAACAACCTAAATTTGTCTCTAATCTTCCCTCTCTAGAGCATcttgtattttctctttttgattcggacaaagagaaaaaaacttaAGTGATATGTAGACCATGGCCCTTTATCTAACCTATGAAAGTTATTcttttttagtttcaataacTATAATTTGACCCCTTTCAACTAGTATTGTCAAAACAGACCACTGGGCCTAACTTGGCTCGATCTAccatgggttggtcacttagttgTCAATCCAAcccaactcatttattagcgagccagaaaaattcgaacccgactcgacccaccacgagttAGTGAGTTAAACGGGTTGACTTactaactcacttaattacattttttttaaataaaaaaaaattacaaactttatgtaattcaaatctaaataaatttcacttccaaaatgatgttaaactcaagacaattcaaaacaacaaaaaaaagtacaaaataatcTTTCTTGTCATACAATCATTGTGAGTgaggaaattattttttagggtttcataaattaataaaataaaattaggtggatTGGTGAGCTAACCTAGCTCACCATGCGTCCAACCTGGATGACGCATGTTTAAATGAATCGGGTTGAAAATTGAcgcacataaaaaaaaaatacatttttttcaaacctaacccgACTCAAAGCCGTGGTGGGCCAGGTTGGCCCGCGagttgtaacccattttgatTATATCTGCATGTAGAACCAATGCAATTTTAATTGCAAGAATCGCAACCAAACTCAACAATGGTCACTAATGCTGATAGAACCAAATGACATAGATTCATCATGAAATGTGTAGCATGAAAATTACGTGAAGGTGACatgtatacatttttttcaaactcaacccagctcaaacccgtggtgggccggattGGCCCGCGAATTATAACCCATTTTGATTATATCTGCATGTAGAACCAATGCAATTTTAATTGCAACAATCGCAACCAAACTCAACAATGATCACTAATGCTGATATAACCAAATGATATGGATTCATCATGAAATTTTTAACATGCAAAATACTTGAAGGTGACATGTACACATATATTTTCAACTGGTCCTTACTTTATCTCAATGAGATCAATACTATAACCTTAATGTACAAAGTGTAATTTTCGAATAATAAATCAGAATGTATGCATACATGAAAAACAAACATAGAACACAAACATACAAAAATGACTAACTTCTCTGAACCAAAGATTCCTCAAACTATAAAACACTCATATAAGTAATATGCTCATGTAAGACCTTGGGTGTAAGAGCCTTATTAAGAGGATACACAATCAAGGAGTTTGTCCCTAAGTGTTCTATGGAAATTCATGCACTTTGTactctttttttaacaactgGTTTGATGTCACAATATAACCTGAATGGTCTTTCAATTCCTTTCATAATATGCAACCCTATGACAAAAATCAGTCATATACCTTGATTTAATGTCTCATAGGATGTTACAAATTCTTCAATCATAATGGATAAAGCCATATGAGTTTGCTTGGTATTGGGCCAAGAAACCACACCACCAACTACCATGAAAATGTAACCTAAAGTGGATCTTAAACTATCTTGACATCTTGCGAGATTGTCAGAATATTTAATGATCTCTAAATGGTCTGACTTTACATATGTGAGCTTATAAACctttattcttttgaaaaaaaaaaaaaacctcaattTTATTGGCTACTTTCCGAAGATCCATTCAtgaattgcataaaaaaaaaaaacagaatcaTAAGGCCCTTCAAATCCTACACAAGACAAAATAATCCAAACAATCACCACCATGCACAACATACTAGTAATGCCACACATACCCCAATGTTTGGCACCAAAAGTCATGATGGGATTAGCTTTTTGTCGACTAGAAAGTTTAACCAAGACCAAGAATGAACCTTAATAAATCCACCAAATAAAGATCAAGCTTGCTGACAAATAACAAAGTCACGCAGAGTGACCAAATAGACCACACCAAAGCATGCCACACTAGGTACCAAGCCTTCTtaaccctttttccttttagaagaagaaaatgagtttCTCCAAACATTGGTAGAGAACTGTGTGAAGACATGTCCAAGCATACATATGATATCAAAGTAGAGAAGCTATAGAACATAAGAACAGATGCTAGCAATCTTCTGGAtgactaaagcaaaaacatcaTAAGGTTTgtgttagaaagaaaaataatgctGAGGTGTCTACCATTGCTAATGCTGAAATGGATAGCCACATTAAAGATATAATGCACAAGGAGACAAATTCAGAGTTAGTTATGAAAAGGGAACAACTGGCAACAAATTATGAAACCAGGGAACCAAGAAGGAGCAGCAGAAGGAGAATATCAAATAAGAGGTTACGGGACTTGGCCTAGCATGAAAAATTTGTGGTACAATTCTCTTTCTTTagattctctcttctctctccagTAACAACTTATGAAAAATCTTCTCTTTACATTCTCTCCTTAGGTACTATGGCCCTGGAAATGAATCAATAACCGTGGCTATCCTCTCTACTATGGAGATCTTTTTAGAATTGATAAGGGAACGTCTGGAATGTTCCAATAgtagtaattaaatattattaagtcCATTTATGATtgtattaactttttttcattagaAATATACAATCAGTGCAATTTTATTGCAGAgtatttgttgaaatttatttacTACATAACATTTTGTCACTGATCATGAGAAAAAAATGTCTTCTAAAAAGAGCAACTTTAGTGGGCACGTAAAGGAATATAGTCTCCAAGAGAAAACTTTCACATCATCCAAAAGTTTCTACacaaaattgcaaaaaaaaaaaattctacacaAGGCTCCTTTGTTCGGTAAGAAAAGCAAAATAGCCCAAACTCACCGAGAAGACCAAGAGTTGTCTTCTAGcccaattgaatcattctcttCGAAAAACTTCGACTATGAAATGAGATTTGAAATATCCAAGAGATCTACCGCCCAAAAATCATATCCCTGCGCCACTTCTAGTTTCAACACCATTGTTCCCTTTTCCAATCCCCCTtttcaaagataaaaattgCTTGCTAGTCTTCTGAGTTTGATAAAGcctaggaaaaaaatatttaaagggaGCTGAACCTATCTATATCTTGccaaaattttgaagatttCCCATTTCTAACTTACCTTAATGCACTTTTGAAAACCACAAAGACTGAACTGGACTTACCTCACGCACCATTTTACACAAGTTTTTCCTTAATACATACCCACTTACCAAGCACGCTAATATTATCTCAACTAACCCATGCAATGTagttttttctctcatctaacCCACACCAAAGGATTTCTCTTCTTACAACCACTAGTGTTTTAGCAACTAGTTTTGACAACTTGTAGAAggataagaaaataaagaggtAAACTTGAAAGTACAGAGCTTAGGAGAGTAATTCTTCCTCTGAAAGAATCCTTTTCCTTTCCAAGAAGCTAGAATCTTCTTGAAAGAGTCTACAACTGGCTGCCATGTCTTACATCCCTAGGGTTGACACGTATTGGCAATCTAAGAACTTGAAGCGAACATCAGCAAcaccacaaaacaaaaaattagaaGCTGCCTACAAAAAGTGATCAtccacaaaaaattaaaatgtcgtTGGTTAGACGTGTTAGCAATTTAggtcacttatatatataagtaaatattaaatgtgttaggaccattatattttattagccaactttataaagtgatctaattaagataaatatgacTAAGGATATATTTGTCAGGAAAGGTATTGTGTAGAGACCcgcaataattataatttgttgccaaattataattattgaaactaaagaatattAACCGTGAGAGGTTATGTAAAAGGTCATGGTCTTCATCTGTGAGCACAACGGTTCattcttgtttctttctctttatccccaCCAGAAGAGAAAATCTAGAGGAAATTAAAGGTGCTCTACAGAGGGAAGATCATAGACTATTTCAGATTATCAAAGACTAATTCAGGTTCATTAATTATTCCCAATGTCTTCAGGTACGCTTCCGCTTGGTTTATTGCTCATTAATTGATATCTGTCaatcataaattctaacaataattattaatattactttattttagaattttaattaaaattctaaaacagattctcttatattttaatcCAAATTTAATGACCCAAAATTGGATTAGCAATTTGCACAAGATTTGGGCCAGCAcgaggtttaaaaaaaaatatttataaaagtccAAAAACTGATCTGATCCATATCCAgtccaaaaaatataattccTAAAATTGGATCTGCCTTATTGGACCTTCCCAGCCTAGATTGTGCCTAATTGTTCTCAGATTGGGCCTGCTCCAGATTAGGCCTCGGTCACTGCCCTCAAGTCATTGACCCAAACAGAAGAAAGAAACCAGAAAAGGAAATTTCCTTAGAGTTTCAATCTGGGGCCACCCAAATTAGGGTTCAGAAGCATATTCAAAaatcaaaagttgaaaattcttaattggattttaatttccttttcataAAGAATTAATGCCCATAAAttgattatgaaaatataattcataatcaattaaaagatCCTAAATTTGATTCATgctatttaatcataaattaacatgctctgataccaattgttagaatttatgattGACAGATATCAATTAATGAGCACTAAACCAGTTTCCAGATAGTAAAGCAGAAGCGTACTTGAAGACATtggaaataataattaatgaacctGAATTATTCTCTAatcaagagaaaaaaacataaatgaatcGTTGTGCGGGGACATGACCCTTTAAATAACCTCTGACGGTTAACGGTTaatattctttagtttcaataattataatttgtccccttcaacaaattataattattgttggtCTCTAGACAATacctttcatgacaaatatacccttagccttatttatcttaattaaatcacttaaagttggctaataaaatataatgaccctaacacatttaatatttacttttatatatatatatatatatatatatatatgtgtgtgtgtgtgtgtgtgtgaccCAAATTGCTAACAAGACGCACTGCCCATTTGGCCAACCTTTTACTAACTGGCGCAGTCCTAGCTTTCTAACTTCTTTCCACTCGTCACAGATATTGGCGACTGTGACACTGCCAGCAATGTCATGACTGCTGCACTATCATCTGTAAAACTAATAAAGTCAGTAGCCAAACATTTCAGAGCACTGCCCATTTGGCCAATCTTTTACCAATTCGAACAGCCCTTGCTTTCCAACTTCTCTCTCCAATCTTCCGAAATACTGGCTACCGTGAGTCTGTCAGCAAGGCCATGACTGCTGCACTTGTATCTCTATGTGGTTCCTCATgcttttattatgttttaaccaATGACTTCAGAGACAACAAGGGGAATATCTGTTATTGATGGATCAACCACCCTTCCACCCCATCTCGCAGCAAATTATCGACTAAAGTTCATAGATTTCATGCATGCAGTGATGACAACTTTGGTAGTTGCAGTAATTGTATTGTTTGATCACAATGTAGTGAATTGCCTCTTTCCACATCCTCTGCTGAGATACAGGAAATCCACACAGCATTGCCAGTGGGAATTGACGTTTTGGGCAGCATGTTCTTCGTTGAACTTCCTAAAGAGAGACATGGAACTGACTTCCCCCTTCCAACAAATTAATAGTCTTCtgtttatattcaatttttttacctatttcaataatttaataattggaTTGATTATTTCTTGTTTCCGGAACAAATTATACACataaatacacacacacatccatatatattctattgaaatccgttatttaaattatatattattaaaaaaaagtttaatatatttaaagccAAGCATTAGAAATTCTTGATTAATCCATGTATCAAACATTAGAAGCACTCTCTTGATCGGGTAAGCAACAGCTAACACCAAGTCCTCCTTTTTAACGGAGAATAGATTGCTTGAGCAACTTTTCAACTACTTGAATCTTACCTTAaacaaattgtatttttttcaacagTCTTATATTTGATTTGGGCTTACTGCTTAATTCAGACTTATAAGTATACAACTAGAAAAAACTTAACAGTATTCAGCTCGAATTCATAAATATTCAAGAACCATTATTTAACAAGTCAGTGATAATGATAACTCATCCTCATTAAGTGGCTATCTAGTAATGAATATCCCCCCTTTATTTAACATATGTGCGATTTTGAATCCAACACTAAATGAAATTCCAATAAATTAATGCCTGAGGAGTCAGGCCTTATAATTGCAATCTGCAAATAAAGAATGTCAACTAAAATCTTAATGGTTACACTATCAGAGCACTAAAGAATACACAATTTTGCTAAATTACTGCAACTGACTGAGAAACAAATTTTCTACGAACAGACAACATCAACAACGAGTAATGGGTTCGaccaaaaaaaccaattttgcAATTACCTGAATTTACCTTACCGGACAGAGCAGGGTTGTGTTGAATGTTAAGTCGCAGCCCCAAGGATAGCTTAGTTTTAAATCCTACACCGCATATTTACTTCCTCAATTTGAAGTTCAAACCATCAGATCACAGAGACACTGATCATCAGAAAATGCCAACCCTTTGAGATGAGGTGAGATCATGAATTGAAAAGGCAGCACATCTTcagtcacaaaaaaaaaaaagaaaaaggttattttGGATCTGCAATGTCAATTGTAAAAGTTAaagataaaactattttttcaagaaaaaaaagtcttcaAATTTCATGATGCAACAATTTGGGCATGAACTAGTAATGTTATGAAGCCCCAAAAATATATAGGATTAGTATAATTGAATTCGTGTCTTTTATTCTATACACCTACTTAGAGGATATTTGGTTGTTCATCTAAGATCAAGGTTCAGACGATAATGATgtcaaaatttacataaaagCAACAAATTGTAGCTTCCACTGATAAATGTTAAAGTTCATTGAAGCGGTTCAAAAGAAATGGGTAATTTAGAATCCTAAAATTCACTGATATTCAGTAGTTGAATTTAAGGGTTCCAAAGCTACAGGGGTTGACagagaaatattttttcttcaacaatatCTAAGAATCTCtaccttttttatgttttgatggTGGAGTCACGTGATGATCAAATCATTGCATTTAAAAGACAGCTAAACTATGCTAGAAACAATTACAGATTCATTTAACAGTTAGCACAAATAACAAGCAAGCCATTAAAGGACTGAGCACAAAATTATTTGAGACTAAATgcaatgataaaaaataagcaAGATTGATATGCCTAACACAGTCAACTGGCAACTAAATAACAACCTTCAACAATAGAAAAAGACCACCAGATATCAAAGGTTTTCAGTAAGAATGCAATGCATATGGATAATGTGAGAAACACAGACTTCAACTTTCAGCTTCAACAAACTTCTGCCTCAGCTCAGCCAGCAACAGCTCAGTGGCTTCTCTGACTTTTTTTCGGTCCCAAAGTCCACCAATTACAACATTCCATATTTGTTCGTCTGGAATGCATCCATCTAACACCATCTCATCAAGAATCCGAGCAGCTTTATGGAGGTCTCCTCTCTTACAAAAACATTTGACTAGACAATCAAAAGTGCCAACTTCAACAGAGATGCCTCTAGTTCGCAAACTAAGATACAACTGAAATGCACGAGGTGGATCAACATTATTACAAAGACCCTGGACTACCATGTTATGCATCCTAACATGAAGGCTCCAACTTGCTCGATTTGGCGAAATACCACCTAGCACCATCTCATCAATGAAGTTTGCAGCTTCTTGAAAGCTGCCTGCAGCACAGAGGCCACTTATGACTTTTCCATACAACCCTGCACTTGGTTTCAAGCCTTGAATCCTCATCCTATCAAGAATCTCCACAGATTCACAAAGCTTTCCTTCTTTACACAGTCCACTGATTAAAGAACTATAAGTAACCATGTTGGGTAAATGGTTCTTTCTGACCATCACTTCCAATAATCCCATTGCTTGCGATGAATGACCCCCTTTGCACAAACCATCTATAAGAGAACTATAAGTAAAAACATTTGGCTCAATgtcatttcttttcatttcttcaagCAATTCAATAGCTTCATCTAAATTATTAGACTGACACAAGCCATGTATCAAACTAGTATAAGTAACAACAGAAGCTGAAAAACCTTTTTGCTTCATCTCTTTGAATAGTTCCTTTGCCTCACTGATATTTCCAAGTCTACACATCCCATTAATCAATGTACCATATGTATATGAATCAGGTTGGCACCCATGGTTGGACATTTCCTGAAATATCAGTAAGGCAGAATCAACACTCTCCTTGTTTTTGCAGAGGGCCTTGATCAAAATATTGAGGGAAACAACAGTAGGTGGAAAGCCCAGTTCTCTCATCTCCCTATAAAAACGAATAGCCCTTTTTACATGGTTTTCCTCCACAAGAATATCTACTATTGTAAGGTAAGCCTTTTGAGTGGGTCTAAGCTGAAAATCTTCCATCTTGTGGAAAACTCTGACAGCATCAAGTGGCCTATGAACACGTCCAAAACCCCTGGATATAGTTAAAAGTATGTCCTCTGTAACCTTACAATCTTCTTGCTTCATTCTCTCCAGCATCCCTTCTGCTGTTCTAAACTGATTCACTGCTACTAACCTGGAGATTATGAGACTAAAAGTTTCATGATCATGACGAAACCCATTACTATATTCAGCAGTTGCAGAATCGAA from Vigna radiata var. radiata cultivar VC1973A chromosome 9, Vradiata_ver6, whole genome shotgun sequence carries:
- the LOC106773033 gene encoding pentatricopeptide repeat-containing protein At5g46100, with translation MGSKTLLKWPKQITNSLVVQLIKAEKDVHKAVAIFDSATAEYSNGFRHDHETFSLIISRLVAVNQFRTAEGMLERMKQEDCKVTEDILLTISRGFGRVHRPLDAVRVFHKMEDFQLRPTQKAYLTIVDILVEENHVKRAIRFYREMRELGFPPTVVSLNILIKALCKNKESVDSALLIFQEMSNHGCQPDSYTYGTLINGMCRLGNISEAKELFKEMKQKGFSASVVTYTSLIHGLCQSNNLDEAIELLEEMKRNDIEPNVFTYSSLIDGLCKGGHSSQAMGLLEVMVRKNHLPNMVTYSSLISGLCKEGKLCESVEILDRMRIQGLKPSAGLYGKVISGLCAAGSFQEAANFIDEMVLGGISPNRASWSLHVRMHNMVVQGLCNNVDPPRAFQLYLSLRTRGISVEVGTFDCLVKCFCKRGDLHKAARILDEMVLDGCIPDEQIWNVVIGGLWDRKKVREATELLLAELRQKFVEAES